From the Halorhabdus utahensis DSM 12940 genome, one window contains:
- a CDS encoding galactokinase has protein sequence MVDFEGDYTVRSPGRVNLIGGHTDYTLGYVMPLATDLQTRLEATESEDVHVSSTAVESSYSFATDDLEPVEDWVDYVKGCYAILQAAGYDPGGFRGDITTKLPIGAGLSSSASLELAVMALLNEAYDLGLSRERMARLSQRVENDYVGVACGIMDQFAVALGQDGHALSIDTETLTYTPVPFPDGIEILVFHTGVSRGLVESAYNQRRETVEGALEKLDVDSSKDVSEGDLHGLDPLERERLGYVVRENARVQRAQAALEDGEIQTFGEILLSAHRDIADHYDASCKELDFVVETALEAGAYGARLTGAGWGGAAIAVVDTETVESVATSIEAAYREQFPEHDPHYYRIEAADGVRVTHTG, from the coding sequence ATGGTCGATTTCGAAGGGGACTATACTGTCCGTTCCCCGGGTCGCGTCAATCTGATCGGGGGCCACACTGACTACACACTCGGGTACGTGATGCCACTGGCGACGGATCTGCAGACGCGACTCGAAGCGACCGAGAGCGAGGACGTACACGTGTCTTCGACCGCGGTCGAATCGAGCTATTCGTTCGCGACCGACGATCTGGAACCAGTCGAGGACTGGGTCGACTACGTCAAAGGCTGTTATGCTATCTTACAGGCGGCGGGATACGATCCCGGCGGCTTTCGCGGCGACATCACCACGAAACTGCCGATCGGGGCCGGGTTGAGTTCCTCGGCGAGCCTGGAGCTTGCGGTCATGGCACTGTTGAACGAGGCATACGACCTTGGCCTCTCGCGGGAGCGAATGGCGCGGCTGAGTCAGCGTGTCGAGAACGACTACGTCGGGGTGGCCTGTGGGATCATGGACCAGTTTGCCGTGGCACTCGGGCAGGACGGCCACGCACTCTCGATCGACACTGAAACACTGACGTACACGCCAGTCCCGTTTCCGGACGGAATCGAGATCCTGGTCTTTCACACCGGTGTCTCCCGGGGATTGGTCGAGTCGGCCTACAACCAGCGTCGGGAGACCGTCGAGGGTGCGCTCGAGAAGCTGGACGTCGATTCGTCGAAAGACGTTTCGGAGGGGGATCTGCACGGGCTTGATCCGCTGGAGCGAGAGCGACTCGGGTACGTCGTCCGGGAGAACGCTCGCGTCCAACGGGCGCAGGCGGCACTCGAAGACGGGGAGATTCAGACGTTCGGGGAGATACTTCTCTCCGCACACCGGGACATCGCCGACCACTACGACGCCAGCTGTAAAGAACTGGATTTCGTCGTCGAGACGGCCCTCGAGGCTGGAGCCTACGGGGCACGATTGACTGGTGCTGGGTGGGGTGGGGCGGCGATCGCCGTCGTCGACACTGAAACCGTCGAATCGGTCGCCACGTCCATCGAAGCGGCGTATCGAGAACAGTTCCCGGAACACGATCCCCACTACTACCGCATCGAAGCTGCGGACGGCGTCCGAGTGACACACACTGGTTGA
- a CDS encoding NAD-dependent epimerase/dehydratase family protein — translation MELTDKQVVVTGGAGLIGAALTRRLVADNDVVVVDNLSNGIRSSVPDEATFIEGDLTDEAVVADAITDEVDLVFHLAADKYVNADAPREQFEANGEMTYNVLERMDDVGVESIAFTSSSTVYGEAPRPTPEDFAPLEPISEYGAAKLSEESLLSVYAHSHDFSVWNFRFANIVGPRYGAGVVPDFIYKLTEDPETLTIRGNGRQEKSYMTLANCLDAMCYVVEHADDPVNTYNLGTRTTTSVNRIADIVSDEMDVDPDYEYTGGDRGWTGDVPKMRLSIEKLAALGWEPSASSDEAIRQGVRDLLDNPENEPHLG, via the coding sequence ATGGAGCTGACTGACAAGCAAGTCGTCGTGACCGGCGGTGCCGGACTGATCGGTGCGGCACTCACCCGGCGACTGGTGGCGGACAACGACGTTGTGGTCGTCGACAATCTCTCGAACGGCATCCGGTCGTCCGTGCCTGACGAAGCGACCTTCATCGAGGGTGATCTGACCGACGAGGCGGTCGTCGCTGACGCTATTACGGACGAGGTCGACCTTGTGTTTCATCTCGCAGCGGACAAATACGTCAACGCCGACGCGCCTCGCGAGCAGTTCGAAGCCAACGGCGAGATGACCTACAACGTCCTCGAACGCATGGACGACGTTGGCGTCGAGTCGATTGCGTTCACGTCTTCCTCGACTGTCTACGGCGAAGCGCCGCGACCCACGCCCGAGGATTTCGCCCCCCTCGAACCGATCAGCGAGTACGGCGCGGCGAAGCTATCCGAGGAGAGTCTCCTGTCGGTGTACGCCCACAGCCACGACTTCTCGGTCTGGAACTTCCGGTTTGCCAACATCGTCGGCCCGCGATACGGCGCAGGCGTCGTCCCCGACTTCATTTATAAACTCACCGAGGATCCGGAGACGCTGACCATCCGGGGCAACGGCCGCCAGGAGAAGTCCTACATGACGCTTGCGAACTGTCTCGACGCGATGTGCTACGTCGTCGAGCACGCCGACGACCCCGTCAACACGTACAATTTGGGCACCCGCACGACAACCTCCGTCAATCGTATCGCGGACATCGTCAGCGACGAGATGGACGTCGATCCCGACTACGAGTACACCGGGGGCGACCGCGGCTGGACTGGCGACGTCCCCAAGATGCGCCTCTCGATCGAAAAACTCGCCGCGCTGGGATGGGAACCGTCCGCATCCAGTGACGAGGCCATCCGCCAGGGTGTCCGTGATCTCCTCGATAACCCCGAGAACGAACCGCATCTGGGCTGA